Sequence from the Ziziphus jujuba cultivar Dongzao chromosome 9, ASM3175591v1 genome:
TCTCCACGCGTGTCAAAACAGCGAACCAGTCCTTCTTCACTTGGTTCTCCTCTAAAGTTAGTTACTGAACAAGTTCGAGAAGTCATTCCTCAGGTCGAATGCGTTACTTTCACTTATGTCCTTCTTTGGTTGATATTTGCATGTTGAGTTTACTTGTTGTAATGGGAAATCTGTTcaagttttataatttagaaaTTCATGCTGTTGTGGGATATGATGTATTGCAGTTCTATTTCCGAGATGGTCGTCCTCCATCGAATGATATAAAAGAACAATGCCTCTCTAGGATTAATgacattttcaacaaaaaaatggaTGGATTGCAAATGCATGGTGAGATGTACACCTCATTTATAACTCTTTCTCCTGGAATCCCTTCCTCTATTCTTCATCTTCCCGTGAATGCCAatcccaaaaatgaaaaaaagaaagaagaaaagaatccctaaaaagaattttatgtttgttttttgtttatgcaGAATTTAAGTCGATTACAAAGGAAATATGCAGgcttccttcttttttctcCTCTCCGCTTTTCAGGAAGATAGACACTGACGACACTGGGATAGTTACTAGgtacacatttaattttttggttttattcaaaccaaataaaagttatgtttttctatacttttctttttaatatatatatatatatatatattggtgggAGTTTTTGTTGTTAGTAtgtcccctctctctctctctctggctCACTATTTGTATATTTACTCAAGTATATGCAGAGGGACACTTGAGATGCAAATATATAGTGTGCATGAACATTTTTTTACTTTCATCTACACATTAATTGTAATCAATAGGGTAGTAAATTTCCTTTTCTCCACTATCTAAATTATTTGCATACCTGTGGTTGGAATTAGTGTTCGATATCCAAATGCCATTCTATCATGCACCTATGTTCTTGTTgagttgaaattttttatgaagaTGAGTCTTCCAAGTGCTGCACAACAAACTCTGAGAGTTTAATACATGTATAAAGCCTACTAGAAAATGTGCTTTTGCCGAAAAGTCTGAAATCTTCTAAACTTTGTTTTGTTCAACATGGCTATTAAAGTGCTTATATGTGGAATCTGGTTAAAGACAAAtcaaatcttcttcttcttctttcttcttcttcctttttttttttttttttttttccccttttcccctcttcttctttctctttttgtttttttacacaAACAACTGATCCTCTGAGGGGACTAGAGCTTTCCAACAGAATTTGcaaatttcttgtttttgtctCACTAAagtggttctctctctctctatctctctctctctctctctctccctctctctctcccgtttATTGGAATTGAACCCATTATCTCAAGTCAAGAAAGCTACTGATAGAAAATGAAGTAAGAAAGCCCTAGAAGAGAGAGGGAACAAGAAGCATCCATAGATACGGACAGCAAAGAGCGAGAGTCCTAATTAAAGCTGATCCTCTATCTGTATATTTTTGTACTTGACTGCTTGGTAATATCATTAATTTGTAGGGATGCATTCATTAAATATTGGGTTGATGGAAATATGCTGACAATGGATACAGCGACTcagatgtttaaaattttaaagcagCCTGCTTGCAATTACCTTTCCAAGGTTTGCTTTTCGATTATGTTCAGTGTTAATGGTTGATGGAATTCCATTTTAAGTAGTGCTCTTGTTGCTCTATTTACGATTGTTTTTGTTGGTTATTGACAATTAATTTCACCTTCTTTTTTTGTACTCTACTTTTCTCTCTTGGACTAAAATTTAGGTAGACTTCAAACCTCTTCTTCTAGAGCTTTTGGCAACACATCCAGGGTTGGAATTCTTACAGAGCACACCAGAATTTCAAGAGCGATATGGTAtctattttactattttaacaATTGGTTTTGGCATGCATGTCTCAATACTGGTATTGGCTAACATATACATCTTTCATATTTGCCCAGCTGAAACAGtcatatatagaatattttactACATCAATAAATCAGGAAATGGTCGTCTTACCCTCAGGGAGCTAAAACGAGGAAATCTAATTGCTGCCATACAACATGCAGATGAGGAAGAAGACATTAACAAAGTACTAAGGtctgtgcctttttttttttttttttttggggtgtggGACATAGAAGTTCCAGGTTGTTTGCCAGTGTATTAGAATGCATAATTATGTTTATTGACAAGTGATGGTTGTAAGCATCTGATAGCCGAATGGGAGAAATTGCAACTTCAGGAtttccatttaaatatatatccaaCTTTTATTTACAAATGCTATTATAATGAAATACATGAATCTCCAGTTTTGTTCAAATAATTTGACTATTACGTTTCCTAGATTACCTTAACATAATAGATTGTAAATAACATTGTGACAGTTGTGGCATGAGAGATGTTtcaaaagaatgtggaagttggAACTTGTCATTTGGATTTTCTTTGATCTTCCAGATTTAAAAGTAGGAaaatatttcccaaaaaaaaaaaaaaaaaaggaggaaaatttttgtttcaattatcATATACAGATAATGTTCAATAAAGTCAATTGTTCTGTCAAATTTCAGATACTTCTCATATGAacatttttatgttatatactGCAAATTTTGGGAGCTGGATACAGACCATGATTTCTTGATTGACAAGGAGAACCTCATCAGATATGGCAACCATGCTCTTACCTACAGAATTGTTGAGAGAATATTTTCACAGGTTTGTTTGGATTGTCCAGTAGTTTCCTCTTCAAGGTATCAGGTCTATTAAGTTCTAAGTTGAAGTAATAGGAGGGATTATTTTATGAGTTACCTCCAATTTTTTGCCAGACTCCAAGGAAGTTTACTAGCAAGGTTGAAGGTAAGATGGGTTATGAAGACTTTGTTTACTTCATGCTGTCAGAGGAGGATAAGTCAGCTGACCCTAGCCTTGAATATTGGTATATACTGTTCTATATACCTATTCTTTTCCACTTTTTCATGTAGGTGATACTGATTCATATAGAGCCATATAAATTTTAACTGATTCATTAGAGCCATATAAATTGGAGATAATTAATCATACGATCAACCATTCATTTAGACTATTTAAGTTATCCATTGGGATTATTCAATACTTGTACCATTACATTTATGAATAATGTGaacacaaaatcaattttagcTCGGATTAATTACTTTAGGTGTGCTACTTGTTATACCATGTGGTTTGTGTCTACTACAGAGCTTTATTGTTGGAAACTTAAATATGAAGAAGtttattatttactatttatgAACTGTTAGACAGTTTTATGTATAGTTTATAGTTTCTATAAACATTGTTTCTGGCTCATATATAATGTGTGTCAATTTTTGTGCAATTAATCTTGTTTCATCTGCTTTAAACCAGTTTTGTCTCAGCAAGTTATATTTTATAGGTTCAAATGCATAGATTTGGATGGAAATGGAGTCCTTACACCCAGTGAGTTGCAGTTCTTTTATGAGGAGCAGCTTCATCGTATGGAATGCTTGGCCCAAGAACCTGTGCTTTTTGAGGATATTTTGTGTCAAATAATTGATATGGTTGCGCCAAAGGTGAACAATAGCTTTTAAGTGTTAGATCTTCTTTTCATTTGCTTGTCAGAAAAGAGTATAATATCAGTtaccatatttttctttcagAGGGAAGAATATATCACACTGAACGATTTGAAAGGATGCAAACTCTCAGGAAAcgttttcaatatccttttcaaTCTTAATAAGTTTATGGCTTTTGAAAGCCGTGATCCATTTCTTATTCGTCAGGTAAAACATATTATAACTGGTGTTCTTAATCATTGGATGATCAAGTATTCAAATAATACTGTTATGTTAATTTGGAATCCTAATAGTGGCACTTGCTTTTTGGTGTATGCAGGAACGTGAAGATCCCACTATGACAGAGTGGGACCGCTTTGCTCATAGAGAATATATTAGGCTTTCAATGGAAGAAGATGGCGAAGATGCCTCCAATGGAAGTATAGAAGTGTGGGATGAATCATTTGAAGCTCCATTTTAAGTTCAATGAGGTCAGTTTTTAACACTGAGGTTATGAAAAATAGGGCTTATACTGtttaaaaatgaaatgataAATGAGCTTATTGTGGAAGAAGCACTATTCGTTCCTTTTTATTTGTGCTTTCTTCTTTGGTTGGCAAGATGAATGTTACTTGTTGGAATTGTTAATGCTTAGTTAATTGGCAATACAAGATCATGTTCCATTGTTATGTAATTTATTGAAATGTCTGAATACTATGAGCTTTTCTGTTTCTACAGCTGATTGTTACAGAATTCGCTAGTCTTTCTTTGAAGTTGGTTGTTTAGTGAAGAAACATTTCACTTTGGCAATGCGCTGCGAAACACAAATCAGGTGCTCCCTTTTGTCCAGTCAGCGTTGGCCTTGTGGAGCTGAAACTGAAGGTGAGCTATAGAATGGAGTTTACAGTGGCATATTTCCTGTCTGGTGAGTAATCATTGGCCAGGTAAGCCAAGTAACATTAGCTCACACGAATTTGCTATCATAGCTTGTTCAAAAAGCAGTTCACTTGCTTGTTGCTTTAAATCTTTTTCCCCTGTTCTTGTAGAGAGCCGGCTGGCATGTCTACCATgtaaaaaaacttctctcgcTCTGATTATATTTGTTGGATGCTCTAAATCAACCCCCACCCATGATTTGTTCTTTCTATTACACTAATTTACgcccatggaaaaaaaaaaaaaaaaaaaaaattgaagcggAAGGAAAGATTTTGTGGTTTTATATAAGGCTCAGAAATAATGTACTCTTCCTGTTTCAATATGAAGGAGGGAGGATAATGCCTTGTGCAGCGACCACTCAGCGGTGACCATCGCAGTCTTGCCAGTGGTGTTCCCTTATATTTGTAACtaattaaacattaaacataGTGGGGTTGCCTAttaattgtaaataattaaatatggtcTTTTGAAATAAGGCTAATAGATTGAACTTAAAAGATTTACGAAAACCAAGCAACtatatgaaatgaaaaagaGACGGAAGGAAAAATAAGCATCACCCACTAGTGGCGTGGCCTCAATTAAATATCGGGTTTTTGAGAATATTATGTCTTGATCACATATGAAATTTGAGTGATATTGAAGCAATAGATTACAGAAGCTTAACCCTTCATAATTGATTTGCACGGTTATGGCTATGGTAGACTACAGGACTATTAGTTCGGGGCATATACAGTGTGTACATGTgtttatatgtacatatttagaacctttttttggctgaaaaaaaAGGGCACGACGGTAACCATATATGATAAATCAATCTTCTTATTAACACGAAATTCCTATAACTTGAAAAAGCAGATACCATGAGAATAGCAGACGAATTAACGGACATTATAAAACCATTATACATCAGACAAGATGCATGGAGCAAGCTACGTCATATGTATCAGGCAAAATGCAGGCTATGAAAACCTTTAAAAGATATCCTTTGTAGAACTAAACTGtcaaaataatgatttaaatagAAGTCCCAAGAATCAATGGTTCCTTCTACCTATCAGTACAATATAGAAAACTATCCAGAACTGAGAACCACTTGAAAAAAAAGCTGGAATAACAAAAAAGTACAAACTCATGCTGCACTCCCCTTTTTGAGCTTTGCCAGCTCCTGCCTGATGATTCCACCCCTCTGCAAAACCACGATATAGAACATGATTAAAACTTGATTGAAATAATCCATTAAATTCAAGTATGATACACAAAGCATGGCTCTTAGAGAGCTTAGCTCCCTTGTACGATTGACCGTCTGATCAGAAAAATACAAGAAGTTTGATCGTCATGAATAAAGCATAAACCCTATATAGGATTGTCGCATTGACCATTATTTGCAGGGAGAGAGTATGGGATAGATCCTTTTAAAGGATCATCTTAACTTTATGGTAGCTGATACCACTCTAAAAACTATGCAAGCAGAAGGCATTCAAGATTGATATGAAGAACAGAGCCCGAAACTTAAAAAATTGCAAACCTTTATCTTTGCCAGCATGAGCTTAAACCTGTCGAAGTCGGTCAGCGAAGCTCTTCTTTTTTGCACAATCAGCTTTCTGCCCCAGGAACTGCTCTCCCATTTGTTCTTCACATCTGGTATTGTCATACAAGAAACCTCAATTTCAGGAAAAGACCAATATACAAGGAAACAATATTGGAGTAAGTTTGCTCGAAGCTCACCAGCTGCCTCCATGGCCTGAACCAGAGTTTTCTTCTTAGGAACCCTGTTGATATCAATTTTGATATCTGTGAGAGAAAGCCTTTTGAAGTTCATTTGGGTCCTTACAATATCAGGGGCATCAACAAGAGCCTGAACAAAATTAGATGAAAAAGTCAGGTTACCAATAATTTGTCATTATGTAGAAGACCAAATAATCAAATACCAAGCAACATAAATTCACTCCTTTTCTATCTACATTCCCCTCTATtacaaaatacaaacaaaacagTATACTTAGCATGTGAACtccataaaatctaaaactGAATCCTGCTGTTATTTCAGTGGGCAAGCAAGCAGAGTTAGTTTATGTTCCAAGCAAGcaagaaacaaaattatatcACTGGAATGGACAAAATGTAGGGAAAAATCTATGAACTATGAACTATTAAAATAAGAGAACTTTGAACTAAAcagattgtaaataaaaatacccTATTTTGATCGATAACGTCGACGATAACAACAAGCCTCCCATAATCTTTTCCGTAGTTTACGAGAGCAACTCGTCCGATCTCCACATACCTCTTGAACGGCTGCAAATCGGACCCAATATTAGAAATGCATTCgtaagaaatttgaaaaaaaaaaaaaaaaagttttcagaATCGGAATCTTTAACTCAGTGTAGATTCTTGGAAGCCAAACAGAGAGTTGGAGTGCACACTCACCATTTTCGGGGGATCTCAGTAGCCGGGATAAAAGAGGAGGTGGCAGACAGCGAATTGAGAAGGAGGTAAGATCTAGGGTTTGCAAGGGTTAGATAAAGGGTTTTCTCTTGCCGGCGAGGTGATCAGATGCGCTCAAGACTATGCCAACTTGATGACGTGTGAACTTTATATTATAcaattctcctttttttttttttttttttttaatatgaatagaTAACTTTCATGCCTTAAAAATTATActaccataaaaataaaaatttacgattttaattttacaatttttattatattatatctcgtttaatattaaaaaattacaagtgACCTCCAGATTCTTGGTATCTACTGAATGAGTATTTTCTTTCTGagttggaaaatttgaaatctgAGAGAAAACTTTTTTCACCGGGAATCTGTGAGAAAATTCTGCAAAAAAATAGGATCGAATGAAGGAAAATTTAGAGTAAAATTGGAAGTGGATTAAATAGACGGAGATTGTGATTTGGGAACTCAAAGCCTTGTCAAAATTGGGCTTTTTGCCGATTTGAGATAGTCCAAAAATAAGCCCATCGACAAaagaaatacaaagaaaaaacatctCGACGATTGTCTAACCCATTAaccgttaaaaatatatatgatttattcgTTGCGACTTTCTTCCTTCTATCTCTCTCGCTCTCtgaattttgaccaaaatcttCAGTTATGGGATTATAGCATCTGGGATTGTTGTTTGGATTCCTTCTTGTTAAGGTAGAGTAGATTTTATTATGTATGAATATTGGGCTTGCATATGTCTGAATATGATAATATTCAGGCTATTGTGATTTAATGGATTTTGGTTTTTCTTGTCATGGGATGTTCTTTTATGCCATGGTTGATTTTTCAAATGCTTATGGGGTGTTATCAATATGGAGCAATCTGGAtttccttgttttcttttttagcaCCAACAGCTTGTAATGGATTTTATTATCAGATTGTTAGATTTTGGTATTGAAATGTAAAAATCTTGCACTTGGAAAAGGATGTAGAGAAGGCTTGTTTTTCAGAAAAGGTTggggattttttatatttggtggATGATATTATGAAGTTTTGGTAgttatatatgatgatgaatCATGGGTGTTTAATCTTCTTAGCTCTTTCGTTTTCATTTGGTGGCTGATTTAATTTGGGTTTCTATCCAAAGAAAAATTTGAGAGTGATTATTTGggtgattatttttgaatactCAGTTCAGAGAATGGCATTGTATTTTACGAAGAAAGCTTCGACAGCAGAATTGGATGCCTACTATCCAATTAGACCAGAATGCCAGGACAGTGTCCCAAAGACACGTTTTAAGCTTAGGGTACGGAAATttgcttcttcattttcttgttcCTATCAATGAATAGATCTCTTTACTTGTATGACTTAGATGTCTCGTATTTCTCGAAAAAGCGATTCGATTGAAATCCATATTTGTATTAAaccatcaatgattaaaaaactagATAGCTAAAAAAGGGTTATTGATGCTAACATAATATTCCATAAATATCTGTAATTCCATCTACACGCTAGTGCCATGTACTACCTCTCTTTCTTCCTCTACTACCTTGCATACTGCTGTTATGATAGTGTTGTTTTGCTATTGGAAAAGTTGGGTTCTTTTTCCTGGCTATGCAATTATGGTACTTTTTCCCCTTATCGTGATTATGTTTAAACAAGTGCAAGGACTTTTCAACGGAAcaatatccattttcaaaattattctgTTTAATTGTATAGGCAGGGAAAACTCTTAGTGCAAGGAGATGGCATGCTGCCTTCTCTGAAGATGGTCATTTGGATATAGAAAGTGTGCTGAGACGGATACAAAAAGGGGTAATTTTCTTCAACTTATATTACTGAAGGGGAATTAAGTGTGCatgagtgtgtgtgtgttttttgcATGAGTCTTTATTCAGTTGCATTCTGTATGTAAGaatgtatttaattaagaaTACAAATTTGAGCTTAAAGATGTCGCCTAAAATTTTACTTTAGTTTATTTACAAAAGGCTGCTTATGAACAATAATGACTATATGCAGGTACTTTCTTTTGCAAAccattttttcttcatattatGTGGTT
This genomic interval carries:
- the LOC107425771 gene encoding large ribosomal subunit protein eL14z translates to MPFKRYVEIGRVALVNYGKDYGRLVVIVDVIDQNRALVDAPDIVRTQMNFKRLSLTDIKIDINRVPKKKTLVQAMEAADVKNKWESSSWGRKLIVQKRRASLTDFDRFKLMLAKIKRGGIIRQELAKLKKGSAA
- the LOC107425769 gene encoding serine/threonine protein phosphatase 2A regulatory subunit B''alpha — encoded protein: MDIDASGDVTSLDPELLQLPELSPLALKTNPQIAEDLFAQWLSLPETGRLVKSLIEDARAGTPFNALGNSNSVNVAGSNMLPSMFPAATTPPLSPRSSSGSPRVSKQRTSPSSLGSPLKLVTEQVREVIPQFYFRDGRPPSNDIKEQCLSRINDIFNKKMDGLQMHEFKSITKEICRLPSFFSSPLFRKIDTDDTGIVTRDAFIKYWVDGNMLTMDTATQMFKILKQPACNYLSKVDFKPLLLELLATHPGLEFLQSTPEFQERYAETVIYRIFYYINKSGNGRLTLRELKRGNLIAAIQHADEEEDINKVLRYFSYEHFYVIYCKFWELDTDHDFLIDKENLIRYGNHALTYRIVERIFSQTPRKFTSKVEGKMGYEDFVYFMLSEEDKSADPSLEYWFKCIDLDGNGVLTPSELQFFYEEQLHRMECLAQEPVLFEDILCQIIDMVAPKREEYITLNDLKGCKLSGNVFNILFNLNKFMAFESRDPFLIRQEREDPTMTEWDRFAHREYIRLSMEEDGEDASNGSIEVWDESFEAPF